In Candidatus Kaistella beijingensis, a genomic segment contains:
- the recA gene encoding recombinase RecA has translation MSSIEDKKKALALVLDKLDKTYGKGTVMTLGDASVDDSIEVIPSGSLGLDLALGVGGYPRGRVIEIYGPESSGKTTLTLHAIAEAQKAGGIAAFIDAEHAFDRHYASKLGINLDDLIISQPDNGEQALEIADNLIRSGAVDIVVIDSVAALTPKAEIEGEMGDSKMGLHARLMSQALRKLTATISRTKCTVIFINQLREKIGVMFGNPETTTGGNALKFYASVRIDIRKASAPIKSGDEAVGSRVKVKIVKNKVAPPFKQAEFDIMYGEGVSKVGEILDTAVDMGIVKKSGSWFSYEDTKLGQGRDSVKDMLKDNPDLADELEAKIKEQIKESK, from the coding sequence ATGAGCAGTATTGAAGATAAGAAAAAAGCACTCGCGTTGGTGCTTGACAAGCTTGATAAAACCTACGGAAAAGGAACAGTGATGACTTTGGGCGACGCTTCGGTGGATGATTCGATTGAGGTGATTCCTTCTGGTTCGCTTGGTTTGGATTTGGCTTTGGGAGTTGGTGGTTATCCGCGAGGAAGAGTAATTGAAATTTACGGACCCGAATCTTCAGGGAAAACAACTTTAACTTTGCATGCAATTGCAGAAGCACAAAAAGCGGGGGGAATTGCAGCATTCATTGATGCGGAACATGCTTTTGACAGACATTATGCATCCAAGTTGGGAATTAATCTTGATGATTTAATTATTTCACAACCCGATAATGGTGAACAAGCTTTGGAAATTGCGGATAATTTAATTCGCTCCGGAGCGGTTGATATTGTGGTAATCGACTCGGTTGCTGCATTGACGCCAAAAGCGGAAATTGAAGGCGAAATGGGAGATTCCAAAATGGGACTTCATGCGAGATTGATGTCGCAAGCTTTGAGAAAGTTGACGGCAACGATTTCCAGAACTAAATGTACCGTGATTTTCATTAACCAATTAAGAGAAAAAATCGGTGTGATGTTTGGAAATCCTGAAACGACAACGGGAGGAAATGCCTTGAAATTTTACGCTTCGGTGAGAATTGACATCAGAAAAGCAAGCGCGCCAATTAAATCTGGTGACGAAGCGGTTGGAAGCAGAGTGAAAGTAAAAATCGTGAAGAATAAAGTTGCTCCACCTTTCAAACAAGCCGAATTCGATATTATGTACGGAGAAGGTGTTTCTAAAGTTGGTGAAATTCTAGATACCGCAGTTGATATGGGAATTGTGAAGAAAAGCGGTTCTTGGTTCAGCTATGAAGACACTAAACTTGGACAGGGAAGAGATTCCGTAAAAGATATGCTGAAAGATAATCCCGATTTAGCGGATGAATTGGAAGCAAAAATAAAGGAACAGATTAAAGAATCAAAATAA
- a CDS encoding MGMT family protein, with translation MNDLFKQQVFEIIKLIPSGRVTSYGAIAKAVGYPNHARHVGNALRNYDEDFPAHRVCSSSGKITANCLHDFVVKLGEEGVEVKFNKIQNFKTLFWNPLQEL, from the coding sequence ATGAACGACCTTTTCAAACAACAAGTCTTCGAAATCATCAAATTAATTCCTTCGGGAAGAGTGACGAGTTATGGAGCGATTGCAAAAGCAGTCGGTTATCCCAATCATGCACGACATGTGGGAAATGCTTTACGAAATTACGATGAAGATTTTCCTGCGCATCGAGTTTGCAGTTCTTCAGGGAAAATCACGGCAAATTGTCTTCATGATTTCGTTGTAAAGTTGGGAGAAGAAGGAGTTGAAGTGAAGTTCAACAAAATACAAAACTTTAAAACTCTATTTTGGAATCCTTTGCAAGAGCTATAA
- a CDS encoding deoxyhypusine synthase family protein, whose translation MNKPITEFIEKYYLHFNAAALVDASKGYVAHLKDGGKMLISLAGAMSTAELGKILAEMIRQDKVAIISCTGANLEEDLMNLVAHSHYERVPNYRDLTPEQEWALLEKGLNRVTDTCIPEEEAFRRLQKHIYEIWKDADNKGERYFPHEYMYKMILSGVLEQYYEIPRENSWMIAAAEKNLPIVVPGWEDSTMGNIFASYCIKGDLKPSTMKSGIEYMTFLADWYPKNSGGKGVGFFQIGGGIAGDFPICVVPMLYQDLEMHDIPFWSYFCQISDSTTSYGSYSGAVPNEKITWGKLDISTPKYIVESDATICAPLMFQYILENS comes from the coding sequence ATGAACAAACCGATTACAGAATTTATCGAAAAATATTATCTGCACTTCAACGCGGCAGCTTTGGTGGATGCTTCCAAAGGATATGTCGCCCATTTAAAAGATGGCGGAAAAATGCTGATTTCACTTGCAGGAGCAATGTCCACTGCAGAACTCGGAAAGATTTTGGCGGAGATGATTCGTCAGGATAAAGTGGCCATTATCTCGTGTACCGGTGCGAATTTGGAGGAAGATTTAATGAATCTTGTAGCGCATTCGCATTACGAAAGAGTTCCGAATTATCGTGATTTGACGCCGGAACAAGAGTGGGCTTTGTTGGAAAAAGGCTTAAACAGAGTTACCGACACCTGTATTCCCGAAGAAGAAGCGTTTAGAAGATTGCAGAAACACATCTACGAAATTTGGAAAGATGCCGACAACAAAGGCGAAAGATATTTCCCGCACGAATACATGTACAAGATGATTTTGTCGGGTGTTCTAGAGCAGTACTACGAAATTCCACGTGAAAATTCATGGATGATTGCAGCGGCAGAGAAGAATTTACCGATTGTAGTTCCGGGATGGGAAGATTCCACGATGGGGAATATTTTCGCGAGTTACTGTATCAAAGGTGATTTGAAACCTTCCACCATGAAATCGGGAATTGAATACATGACTTTCCTTGCCGATTGGTACCCAAAAAATTCCGGCGGAAAAGGCGTTGGATTTTTCCAAATCGGTGGTGGAATTGCTGGAGATTTCCCAATCTGCGTAGTTCCGATGCTTTATCAGGATTTGGAAATGCACGACATTCCGTTTTGGTCGTATTTCTGTCAGATTTCGGATTCTACGACTTCTTACGGTTCCTATTCAGGAGCGGTTCCGAACGAAAAAATCACTTGGGGAAAACTCGATATCAGTACACCGAAATACATCGTTGAAAGCGACGCCACGATTTGTGCACCATTGATGTTCCAATATATTTTGGAAAACTCTTAA
- the arfB gene encoding alternative ribosome rescue aminoacyl-tRNA hydrolase ArfB, whose amino-acid sequence MKDFTKELTYKTSRSSGAGGQNVNKVETSVTVIWMVSESEFFNEEEKELISEKLKNRINSEGLLQLTVTESRTQLQNKKIATERILELVNKSLIKPKPRKASKPSKGQIAKRLDNKKKLSEKKENRRFRL is encoded by the coding sequence ATGAAAGATTTCACCAAAGAACTCACTTACAAAACTTCCCGCAGCAGCGGCGCAGGTGGACAAAACGTGAATAAGGTGGAAACTTCTGTCACCGTCATTTGGATGGTTTCAGAAAGTGAATTTTTCAACGAAGAGGAAAAAGAATTGATTTCAGAAAAACTAAAAAACCGAATTAATTCAGAAGGATTATTGCAACTTACCGTTACGGAAAGCAGAACCCAACTTCAAAACAAAAAAATCGCAACAGAAAGAATTCTTGAATTGGTGAATAAATCATTAATCAAACCAAAACCAAGAAAAGCAAGCAAACCATCAAAAGGACAAATCGCAAAACGTCTTGACAATAAGAAGAAGCTCTCCGAGAAAAAAGAAAACCGAAGATTCAGACTTTGA
- a CDS encoding AMP-binding protein, with amino-acid sequence MKLKFSEIINLNSLSPQTEFEEKVVSFLEDWFSDSEMVSVQTSGSTGKPKIFEVEKQRMLNSAKMTCDFLKLKKGNSALLCLPVEYISGKMMLVRSIERGLKLSIVNPTSAPMEFFNEEIDFCAMSPLQVENSLDKIHLIKNLIIGGAQVSATLKEKLTQKCKNSNAQTKIYETYGMSETLSHIALQQIYPIAEDYFTVLKDVEIALDERGCLVISAPKLNPQPLKTNDLVELKDLDFHESDKKQFKFLGRLDNVINSGGLKIHPEELGKLVNNQISNEVVFVGINDQKLGQKLVLLIEGNESDEIKNQLSAIVYPSKNHKPKKVVFKKEFPRLPNGKIDRLKLLNSLIK; translated from the coding sequence ATGAAATTAAAATTTTCTGAAATCATCAATTTAAATTCACTTTCTCCACAAACTGAATTTGAGGAAAAAGTGGTTTCTTTTTTAGAAGACTGGTTCTCAGATTCCGAAATGGTTTCTGTACAAACATCCGGTTCAACAGGAAAACCAAAAATTTTTGAAGTTGAGAAACAGCGCATGTTGAATTCTGCAAAAATGACTTGTGATTTTCTAAAGTTGAAAAAAGGTAATTCCGCCCTACTCTGTCTTCCTGTAGAATACATTTCCGGCAAAATGATGTTGGTTCGCTCTATTGAAAGAGGATTAAAACTTTCCATTGTAAATCCAACTTCTGCACCGATGGAGTTTTTTAATGAAGAAATTGATTTCTGTGCGATGTCTCCACTTCAAGTTGAAAATTCTTTAGATAAAATCCACCTTATCAAAAATTTAATTATCGGTGGAGCGCAAGTTTCAGCAACTTTAAAAGAAAAATTAACCCAAAAATGTAAAAACTCAAACGCTCAAACGAAAATCTACGAAACCTACGGAATGAGCGAAACGCTTTCCCACATTGCCTTACAGCAAATTTATCCAATAGCGGAAGATTATTTTACGGTTTTAAAGGATGTGGAAATAGCTCTAGACGAAAGAGGATGTTTGGTGATTTCCGCACCAAAATTGAATCCTCAACCTCTTAAAACTAACGATTTAGTTGAGCTGAAAGATTTAGACTTTCATGAGTCTGACAAAAAACAATTTAAGTTTTTAGGCAGGCTTGATAACGTTATCAATTCCGGCGGATTAAAAATTCACCCCGAAGAATTGGGAAAGTTAGTAAATAATCAAATTTCTAACGAGGTTGTTTTCGTTGGGATCAACGACCAAAAACTTGGTCAAAAATTAGTTTTATTAATTGAAGGAAATGAAAGCGATGAAATAAAAAATCAATTATCTGCCATCGTTTATCCATCAAAAAACCACAAGCCGAAAAAAGTCGTTTTTAAAAAAGAATTTCCTAGATTGCCGAATGGGAAAATTGATCGATTGAAATTATTAAATAGTTTAATTAAATAA
- the argS gene encoding arginine--tRNA ligase, translating to MNIKNLIQNKLQEIIQTNYQLDDQNDPKKVTLEVQKTNPDHEGDFTIVTFPLVKILKKSPDVIAMELGDALSTQSDFLESYNVVKGFLNLKIKNSFFLNNFNSVKDNFDKVPEKNETVMVEYSSPNTNKPLHLGHIRNNLLGFSVAQILKQDGYNVIKTQIINDRGIHICKSMLAWEKFGNGETPKSSNTKGDKFVGNYYVEFDKNYKSQIADLIANGQTEDEAKKNAAIIQEAQQMLLNWEKGDEKVRNLWNEMNSWVYEGFGETYKRLGVDFDQVQYESNTYILGKDLIQEGLIKGILFRKEDGSVWCDLTDEGLDQKLLLRSDGTSVYMTQDLGTAVQRFKDNDIQKLIYTVGNEQDYHFDVLFKILKKLGYNWAENLYHLSYGMVELPEGKMKSREGTVVDADDLMQEMYETAKEKAQELGKLENLSDSEKEKSYETVGLGALKYFMLKVDPKKKMLFNPKESIDFNGNTGPFIQYTYARIQSLLSKAEYQEQSVSNYEMNDLEKELVMNLSNFKEVVSKAAETLSPALVANYVYDLVKSYNSFYQNNPILNQDNENTKQFRLELSALTGKTIKKGLSLLGIGTVDRM from the coding sequence ATGAATATTAAAAATCTCATACAAAATAAACTCCAAGAAATTATCCAAACGAATTATCAACTTGATGATCAAAATGATCCAAAAAAGGTAACTCTTGAGGTTCAGAAAACAAATCCCGATCATGAAGGCGATTTCACCATCGTTACTTTTCCTTTAGTGAAGATATTGAAGAAAAGTCCTGATGTAATTGCAATGGAATTAGGAGACGCATTATCAACTCAATCAGATTTTCTTGAGAGTTACAATGTGGTAAAAGGGTTTCTAAATCTTAAAATCAAGAACAGTTTTTTTCTCAATAATTTTAATTCTGTAAAAGACAATTTTGATAAGGTTCCGGAAAAGAACGAAACCGTTATGGTAGAATATTCTTCACCAAATACCAATAAACCTTTACATTTGGGACACATCAGAAATAATCTTTTAGGATTTTCTGTTGCTCAAATTCTAAAGCAAGACGGTTATAACGTCATCAAAACCCAAATCATCAATGACCGTGGAATCCATATCTGCAAATCAATGTTGGCTTGGGAAAAGTTCGGAAATGGTGAAACTCCAAAATCAAGCAACACAAAAGGTGACAAGTTTGTCGGAAATTATTATGTAGAATTCGATAAAAACTACAAATCGCAAATCGCAGATTTAATTGCAAACGGGCAAACCGAGGACGAAGCCAAAAAAAATGCAGCCATCATTCAGGAAGCCCAGCAAATGCTCCTCAATTGGGAAAAAGGCGACGAAAAAGTAAGAAATCTTTGGAACGAAATGAATTCTTGGGTGTATGAAGGCTTTGGTGAAACATACAAGAGATTAGGCGTCGATTTTGACCAAGTACAATATGAAAGTAACACCTACATTTTGGGAAAAGACTTAATCCAAGAAGGTTTGATTAAAGGAATTCTATTTCGAAAAGAAGATGGCTCTGTTTGGTGCGATCTAACGGACGAAGGTCTTGACCAAAAATTATTGCTTCGTTCAGACGGAACTTCGGTTTACATGACACAGGATTTGGGAACTGCAGTTCAGCGTTTCAAAGATAACGACATTCAGAAATTAATTTATACCGTAGGAAACGAACAAGATTATCATTTTGATGTTTTGTTTAAAATTCTTAAAAAACTCGGCTATAATTGGGCGGAAAACCTTTATCACCTGTCGTATGGAATGGTGGAACTTCCCGAAGGCAAAATGAAATCCCGCGAAGGAACCGTAGTTGACGCCGATGATTTGATGCAGGAAATGTACGAAACGGCAAAGGAAAAAGCGCAAGAATTGGGTAAACTTGAAAACCTTTCAGATTCAGAAAAAGAAAAATCTTACGAAACGGTTGGTTTAGGCGCTTTGAAATATTTCATGCTAAAAGTTGACCCTAAAAAGAAAATGCTTTTCAATCCAAAAGAAAGTATTGATTTCAATGGAAACACAGGTCCTTTTATTCAATACACTTACGCCCGAATCCAATCTTTGTTGTCTAAAGCAGAATATCAAGAACAATCCGTTTCAAACTATGAAATGAATGATTTGGAAAAAGAATTGGTGATGAATCTTTCTAATTTTAAAGAGGTGGTTTCGAAAGCAGCGGAAACCCTTTCTCCTGCTTTGGTTGCCAATTACGTGTATGATTTGGTAAAATCCTATAACTCATTTTACCAAAACAATCCGATTCTGAATCAGGATAACGAAAACACAAAACAATTCCGGCTAGAACTTTCTGCACTCACAGGAAAAACCATCAAAAAAGGACTTTCTCTTTTGGGAATTGGAACCGTTGACAGAATGTAA
- a CDS encoding SusD/RagB family nutrient-binding outer membrane lipoprotein produces MKKILASILLVSLLQSCGRESMEEINTDPNSYYTTVPSSVLTYAQKQLADYVTTPNVNINNFRLTMQYWQETTYIDESQYNFSTRNVSDQVWNYMYVRVLKNLDQARKLILAYQPTATEQAGWPKQMKNQLAIIDLQQAYAFQILVDTYGDIPYTEALDIDVHPLPKYDSGKDIYASLINRVKQDLANLDTTGKTFASGEKYYNGDISKWKKFGNSLLLKLGIGIADSDAALAQSTVQAAIAGGVFASKADDCVLAYLASPNYSQLYANLVASNRNDYVLGKTLVDYMNDSNDVRRDLYMQKNVHYLAGSVTNVTGSTITFTPADPAPAVAPKVGDDVYVMPNTKVGTITSISGNSFTLSGYVPGSVVEENDLGFSYYYKGGTIGAKSSFNSNTRVGTFAYTTTTPGILLNYTEVAFYLAEASARWGIGAAPAVAYTNAVTASFLQWGKTAADATAYLTTHPYDATNWKKSLGEQAWVAMYDQPTTSFNFWRRLDYPILLPAAGAVSDANNKVPVRLKYPVTEQSTNPTNYNAGSSAIGGDFLYTKVFWDKN; encoded by the coding sequence ATGAAAAAAATATTAGCATCCATCTTATTGGTTTCTTTACTGCAATCTTGTGGAAGGGAATCAATGGAAGAGATTAATACAGACCCGAATAGTTATTATACCACTGTTCCTTCTAGTGTATTGACCTATGCTCAGAAACAATTAGCAGATTATGTAACAACACCTAACGTAAATATCAATAACTTTAGGTTAACAATGCAATATTGGCAGGAGACTACCTATATTGACGAAAGTCAATATAACTTCTCTACAAGAAATGTATCAGATCAGGTTTGGAATTATATGTACGTAAGGGTACTTAAAAATCTTGACCAAGCGAGAAAATTAATACTTGCCTATCAGCCGACTGCCACTGAACAAGCGGGTTGGCCGAAGCAAATGAAAAACCAATTGGCTATCATTGATTTACAACAAGCATATGCATTTCAAATTTTAGTAGATACCTATGGGGATATTCCTTATACAGAGGCTCTCGACATTGATGTACACCCGCTTCCTAAATATGATAGTGGCAAAGATATTTATGCAAGCTTAATCAACAGAGTAAAGCAAGATTTGGCAAATCTTGATACAACAGGAAAAACTTTTGCTTCTGGAGAGAAATACTATAATGGAGACATTTCAAAATGGAAAAAATTTGGTAACTCTTTATTGTTGAAACTTGGTATTGGTATAGCGGATTCCGATGCAGCCCTCGCACAATCAACAGTTCAAGCAGCAATTGCCGGAGGTGTATTTGCTTCAAAAGCTGACGACTGCGTTCTTGCGTATCTTGCATCGCCTAATTATAGCCAGTTGTATGCAAATTTAGTTGCAAGCAATCGTAATGACTATGTATTAGGTAAAACTCTTGTGGACTATATGAATGATAGCAATGATGTGAGGAGAGATTTATATATGCAAAAGAACGTTCACTATTTAGCAGGAAGTGTAACCAATGTTACTGGTTCAACAATTACATTTACTCCAGCTGACCCTGCACCTGCAGTGGCACCTAAAGTTGGCGATGATGTATATGTAATGCCAAATACAAAAGTTGGAACTATTACAAGTATTTCAGGAAATTCATTCACTTTGAGTGGTTATGTACCTGGCTCTGTTGTTGAAGAAAATGATTTAGGTTTCAGTTATTATTATAAAGGTGGAACAATTGGTGCAAAATCTTCATTCAACTCTAATACAAGAGTGGGAACATTTGCCTACACTACTACAACTCCAGGTATTTTATTGAATTATACAGAAGTAGCCTTCTATCTTGCTGAAGCATCTGCAAGATGGGGTATTGGAGCGGCTCCAGCAGTAGCTTATACAAATGCTGTTACCGCATCTTTCCTACAATGGGGAAAAACTGCTGCTGACGCAACAGCTTATCTGACAACTCATCCTTATGATGCCACAAACTGGAAAAAATCACTTGGTGAACAAGCTTGGGTGGCAATGTATGACCAACCAACAACCAGTTTCAATTTCTGGAGACGATTAGATTATCCAATATTGTTACCAGCTGCAGGTGCAGTATCTGATGCGAACAATAAAGTTCCTGTGAGATTAAAATATCCTGTAACTGAACAATCTACCAACCCAACAAATTATAATGCAGGTTCATCTGCTATTGGTGGAGATTTCTTATATACAAAAGTATTCTGGGATAAAAACTAA
- a CDS encoding SusC/RagA family TonB-linked outer membrane protein: MKKLTTSVLAVVLTSSFALVNAQTDTTKTQDIEGVVVTALGIKRERKSLGYATQSIKSEDVTRTPTANFSSNLSGKVAGLNIKNSGNIGGSVDITLRGYRSMAGNNQVLFVIDGAPMINNSTSINTSGLSVDIGNTISDINPEDIAEINVLKGAAATALYGSRAANGAIIITTKKGKASQKLDIDFTSSISYSAINKETFPTYQSEYGQGYGPVYGPNEDSFFEVYNGQPLSPTYEDASYGAAYNPNLMVWQYTAFIPGSKNFGKATPWVKAANDPSKLFEKAFSYNNSISVSKGNEVSSFRLSYQNVQGNDILPNTKLDKNAITGNASYKITDNLTASLFGTFVKQGTVGKNPTGYHGMMGNFRQWWATNVDMYDQRDLYFMNKRNNSWNMSGPDNTAPLYWDNPYFRLYENYITDSRERFAGNFSLSYDINEKFNLLGRVSHDGYTYMIDERRAVGSLPDAMSFGPATGNQGSGYALENQRRNEENYDFIGTYKDKFSENLSVTALLGTNINVQRLYRNLQGTQGGLFIPGVYSVTNSAATPNDPIVRDTEKRIYGLFAQASLGFLDTYFVEGSIRRDVSTALPPQNNTYWYPSLSFSAVISNWEFLKGSALNFGKIRASYAVVGNDTDPNQILNTYSKTTTFGTPTFLYNTTAKNPDLKPEKTKSLEAGINLQFFRNRVGFDLGWFRADTSDQLLALPVTLASGNSAKFQNVGNMRSEGFEVALNLVPIKTTDFTWGMDINWSNPRSKVTELASGVENITLGSFQGGVTVNASLNEDYGTIKGSDFVYDANGNKIIDNSTGASRGKYLTSNTNAVIGNTQADWFGSVINRLSYKDLSLSFQVDVRQGGDIFSLDQYYGMSTGLYPETVFNNDLGNPVRNSLANGGGLILPGVINTGTSANPNYVQNNIRIDAEGTNAFGYLAYPASQFIYDASFVKLREVALTYSLPKRFLQSTFVQGASFSLIGNNLWIIHKNMPYADPESGFSAGNVQGYQSSVLPTTRTISFNVRLNF; this comes from the coding sequence ATGAAGAAACTAACAACAAGCGTTTTAGCTGTAGTTTTGACTTCGTCATTTGCCTTGGTAAATGCGCAGACAGACACCACTAAAACCCAGGATATCGAAGGCGTTGTAGTAACGGCTTTAGGTATTAAAAGAGAAAGAAAATCTTTGGGTTATGCAACACAAAGTATTAAATCTGAAGATGTAACAAGAACGCCTACTGCAAACTTCAGTAGCAACCTTTCTGGTAAAGTTGCGGGTCTTAACATCAAGAACAGTGGTAACATCGGTGGTTCAGTTGATATCACCTTAAGAGGTTACCGTTCAATGGCTGGAAACAACCAAGTTTTATTCGTAATTGATGGCGCTCCTATGATTAACAACAGTACGTCGATTAATACATCAGGATTGTCTGTGGATATCGGGAATACGATTTCCGATATCAACCCTGAAGACATTGCAGAAATCAACGTATTGAAAGGTGCGGCTGCAACTGCACTTTATGGTTCAAGAGCAGCGAACGGTGCGATTATTATCACCACCAAAAAAGGTAAGGCATCTCAGAAATTAGACATTGATTTCACGTCGTCTATTTCTTACTCTGCTATCAACAAGGAAACTTTCCCAACTTACCAATCCGAGTATGGACAAGGTTATGGACCTGTATATGGGCCAAATGAGGATTCTTTCTTTGAAGTTTATAATGGGCAACCTTTATCACCAACCTACGAAGATGCTTCATACGGTGCCGCTTACAATCCAAACTTAATGGTTTGGCAATATACGGCATTCATTCCAGGCTCTAAAAACTTTGGGAAAGCTACACCTTGGGTAAAGGCAGCGAATGATCCTTCAAAATTATTTGAAAAAGCATTTAGCTATAATAACTCAATCTCTGTTTCAAAAGGGAATGAGGTTTCTTCGTTCCGTTTGTCTTATCAAAATGTTCAGGGCAATGACATCCTTCCTAATACAAAGCTAGATAAAAACGCAATTACCGGTAATGCATCATATAAAATTACAGATAATTTAACTGCAAGTTTATTTGGAACTTTCGTTAAACAAGGAACTGTAGGAAAGAACCCAACTGGTTATCACGGTATGATGGGTAACTTCAGACAATGGTGGGCGACAAACGTTGACATGTATGACCAGAGAGATTTGTACTTCATGAATAAGCGTAACAATTCTTGGAACATGTCCGGTCCTGATAACACAGCTCCATTATACTGGGACAACCCTTATTTCCGTCTTTACGAGAACTATATTACCGATTCAAGAGAAAGATTTGCGGGTAACTTCAGTTTAAGTTATGATATCAATGAAAAATTCAATTTACTTGGTAGAGTATCTCATGACGGATATACCTACATGATTGACGAAAGAAGAGCTGTAGGTTCACTACCAGATGCGATGTCATTTGGTCCCGCTACGGGAAATCAAGGGTCTGGTTATGCCTTAGAAAATCAGAGAAGAAATGAGGAGAATTATGACTTCATTGGAACTTATAAGGATAAATTTTCAGAAAACTTGAGTGTTACTGCATTATTAGGTACTAACATTAACGTTCAGAGATTATATAGAAACCTTCAAGGCACACAGGGAGGATTGTTTATTCCAGGAGTTTATTCTGTGACTAACAGTGCTGCAACACCTAACGACCCAATTGTCAGGGATACAGAAAAAAGAATTTACGGTCTTTTCGCACAAGCATCATTAGGATTTCTAGATACTTATTTTGTTGAGGGTTCCATTAGAAGAGATGTATCAACAGCATTGCCGCCACAAAATAATACGTATTGGTATCCTTCCCTTTCCTTTAGTGCGGTAATTTCCAACTGGGAATTCTTGAAAGGTTCAGCATTGAATTTTGGTAAAATTAGGGCTTCTTACGCTGTGGTAGGAAATGATACTGATCCGAACCAAATTCTTAACACCTATTCAAAAACAACAACATTTGGAACCCCAACCTTTTTATATAATACTACTGCAAAAAACCCAGATTTGAAGCCGGAAAAAACTAAATCGTTAGAAGCTGGTATTAATCTACAGTTTTTCAGAAACAGAGTAGGATTTGATTTAGGCTGGTTCAGAGCAGATACTTCTGACCAATTACTTGCGTTGCCTGTAACTTTGGCTTCCGGAAATTCAGCGAAATTCCAAAATGTTGGTAATATGAGATCAGAAGGATTTGAAGTTGCCTTAAATTTGGTGCCAATTAAAACAACAGATTTCACTTGGGGAATGGATATAAACTGGTCTAACCCTAGATCTAAAGTAACAGAATTGGCTTCAGGTGTTGAAAATATTACTTTAGGGTCTTTCCAAGGAGGTGTTACGGTTAACGCTTCATTAAATGAAGATTATGGTACTATTAAAGGATCTGATTTCGTATATGACGCTAATGGTAATAAAATAATTGATAACAGTACAGGTGCTTCTAGAGGAAAATACTTGACAAGTAATACTAACGCCGTTATTGGAAACACCCAGGCAGATTGGTTTGGAAGTGTGATAAACAGACTTTCTTACAAGGATTTAAGTTTATCATTCCAAGTTGACGTAAGACAAGGTGGTGACATTTTCTCTCTTGACCAATATTATGGAATGTCGACTGGTTTATATCCTGAAACGGTATTCAACAACGATTTAGGAAATCCTGTGAGAAATTCATTAGCTAATGGCGGTGGTCTAATTTTACCAGGAGTAATCAATACTGGTACTTCAGCAAACCCAAATTATGTGCAAAACAACATTAGAATTGATGCAGAAGGTACAAATGCATTTGGATATTTAGCATATCCTGCATCTCAATTTATCTATGATGCTTCTTTCGTAAAGCTTAGAGAAGTTGCTTTAACTTATTCTTTACCTAAACGATTTTTACAGTCAACTTTTGTACAGGGAGCATCATTTAGTTTAATTGGAAACAACCTTTGGATTATTCATAAAAACATGCCTTACGCAGATCCAGAATCTGGATTCAGTGCCGGGAACGTACAAGGATATCAATCCAGTGTTCTTCCAACCACAAGAACAATATCTTTCAATGTAAGACTTAACTTTTAA
- a CDS encoding ribonuclease HII produces the protein MELLKKWSNLYLEAGCDEVGRGCLSGPVVAAAVILDDNFKQNLVNDSKKLTIKTRFELDSYIKDNVKEYAIAELPPAFIDEHNILNSSIHAMHLALDQLKIRPELILVDGNKFHPYNFTPHQCIIKGDSKILSIAAASIIAKNYRDKLMINLHDEFPHYGWNKNMGYATKQHREALNKFGPTIHHRKSFKLIYD, from the coding sequence GTGGAATTATTAAAAAAGTGGTCGAATCTTTATTTAGAAGCAGGGTGTGATGAAGTGGGACGTGGCTGTTTAAGTGGTCCTGTTGTCGCTGCAGCCGTTATTTTGGACGATAATTTTAAGCAAAATTTGGTTAACGATTCCAAAAAATTAACAATTAAGACCAGATTTGAACTTGATTCGTATATAAAAGACAATGTAAAAGAATATGCGATTGCCGAACTTCCACCCGCTTTTATAGATGAACACAATATCCTTAATTCCAGCATTCACGCGATGCATCTTGCCCTTGATCAATTGAAAATTCGACCAGAACTAATCTTGGTAGATGGAAACAAATTTCATCCCTACAACTTTACGCCGCATCAATGTATTATTAAAGGTGATTCTAAAATACTCTCAATTGCTGCAGCTTCTATTATAGCAAAAAATTACCGGGACAAATTAATGATTAATCTTCATGATGAATTTCCTCACTATGGCTGGAATAAAAATATGGGTTATGCCACCAAACAACATCGTGAAGCGCTGAATAAATTCGGGCCAACCATTCACCATAGGAAATCTTTCAAGCTTATTTATGATTGA